The following coding sequences lie in one Methanorbis furvi genomic window:
- the leuD gene encoding 3-isopropylmalate dehydratase small subunit (catalyzes the isomerization between 2-isopropylmalate and 3-isopropylmalate in leucine biosynthesis): MEYKGKAHVVGENIDTDAIIPARFLVTTDEAELGRHCMSGLEENWVSRVSKGDIMVAGENFGCGSSREHAPVAIKGAGIPVVIAHSFARIFYRNAFNTGLILLEVGDEYQKISDGEMLTVDTEKGTITTAEGVVISCSPVPSFMQEILDAGGLVGYVRKQIGAE, encoded by the coding sequence ATGGAGTATAAAGGTAAAGCCCACGTTGTCGGGGAAAATATTGATACGGATGCAATTATTCCGGCACGATTCTTGGTAACTACTGACGAGGCAGAGCTCGGCAGACACTGCATGTCCGGCCTTGAAGAGAACTGGGTCTCCCGCGTCTCGAAGGGAGATATTATGGTTGCCGGCGAGAACTTCGGCTGCGGTTCGTCCCGCGAACATGCGCCTGTCGCAATTAAGGGTGCGGGCATTCCGGTTGTGATCGCCCACAGTTTTGCGAGAATTTTCTACCGCAATGCGTTCAATACCGGACTGATTCTGCTTGAGGTCGGTGATGAGTATCAGAAGATCTCTGATGGCGAGATGCTGACTGTTGATACTGAGAAGGGAACGATCACAACAGCAGAAGGCGTTGTTATCTCCTGTTCTCCGGTTCCTTCGTTTATGCAGGAGATTTTGGATGCCGGCGGGCTTGTTGGGTATGTGAGAAAACAGATCGGGGCTGAGTAA
- the leuB gene encoding 3-isopropylmalate dehydrogenase → MGSYKIAVLPGDGIGPEVVAEAVKVLSIVGKKFHHSFDLRYADFGGAAIDSSGVPFPPATQDVCMSSDAVLFGAVGGPKWDTLDPAIRPEKGLLALRKAAGAFANLRPAKLFSELADACYLRPDIVANGIDILVVRELIGDVYFGEPSGIEVRDGERVGFSNMIYAEHEIRRVAEVAFETAMKRGKRLCSVDKANVLAVSRLWREVVTEVAKGYPEVELSHMYVDNAAMQLVRNPAAFDVIVTGNLFGDILSDEAAAITGSIGMLPSASVGGANTPGLYEPVHGSAPDIAGQNLANPVATILSLAMLLRYSLNLSAEADAVEAAVAAVLAAGYRTGDIYRDGMKRVGCTEMGQLIADRV, encoded by the coding sequence GTGGGAAGCTACAAAATTGCGGTTCTGCCGGGCGATGGTATCGGTCCTGAGGTTGTTGCTGAGGCGGTGAAGGTTCTTTCAATCGTTGGCAAAAAGTTCCATCACTCGTTTGATCTGCGGTATGCGGACTTTGGCGGTGCGGCGATTGATTCGTCGGGCGTTCCGTTCCCTCCGGCCACGCAGGATGTCTGCATGAGTTCAGACGCGGTTCTTTTTGGTGCGGTTGGCGGACCGAAATGGGATACGCTTGATCCTGCCATCCGTCCTGAGAAGGGACTTCTTGCGCTGCGAAAAGCTGCCGGAGCGTTTGCGAACCTGCGTCCTGCGAAGTTGTTTTCCGAACTTGCGGATGCATGTTATCTGCGGCCTGATATTGTGGCGAACGGGATTGATATTCTGGTTGTCCGCGAGCTTATCGGGGATGTTTACTTCGGTGAGCCGTCAGGGATTGAGGTTCGTGACGGCGAGCGGGTCGGTTTTTCGAATATGATTTATGCGGAACATGAGATCCGCCGTGTGGCTGAGGTCGCGTTTGAGACGGCGATGAAGCGAGGCAAGCGGTTGTGTTCGGTTGATAAGGCGAATGTGCTGGCGGTGTCACGGCTCTGGCGCGAGGTGGTGACAGAAGTTGCCAAAGGGTATCCGGAAGTGGAGCTGTCCCATATGTATGTAGATAATGCGGCGATGCAGCTGGTGAGAAATCCTGCGGCGTTTGATGTGATTGTGACCGGCAATCTGTTCGGCGATATTTTGTCGGATGAGGCTGCGGCAATTACGGGGTCGATTGGTATGCTGCCGTCTGCGTCGGTTGGGGGAGCAAATACTCCGGGTCTTTACGAACCGGTTCACGGTTCTGCTCCTGATATTGCGGGGCAGAATCTTGCAAATCCGGTTGCAACGATTCTGTCTCTTGCGATGCTTCTGCGGTATTCGCTGAATCTTTCAGCGGAGGCTGATGCGGTTGAGGCTGCGGTTGCTGCGGTTCTGGCTGCGGGTTACCGGACAGGGGATATCTACCGCGATGGAATGAAGCGTGTCGGCTGCACTGAGATGGGGCAGCTGATCGCAGACCGCGTGTGA